The genome window CCAGGCGACGGCCGGAGCGGCCGGACCGTGTTCTTCCATCCAGCGGAAGGCGAGCCGAAGCGCCCCTCGCGTCAGGTAGTCCGTCAGGGTGGTGCAGAGGATGTCGAAGGCGGGCACCGAGCCGCGTTGGTGAAAGTAATCGGCTGCCTTTTCCGTTAGTTGCCGCTGGAGTTCGGCGAGGCCGTTCACATCGGTGGCGGTTTCCGTCTCTGCCAGCAGGCGGGGAAAGGCTTGGTCAAAGGCCTCCTCAAAGGCGAGTTCCGCGCCGAGGGACTGGGTTATCCCCGTGAGCAGACGGCATTCGTCGCCGGGCGGGAGGCTCCTGAGTCTCCTGAAGAGGTCGCGGCGAATCCCTTCCAGAAAATCCGCGGTTCCCCGACGGTTAAGGATATCGTCATTCTTTACCGCGAGAAAGAGCGACATGGCATCTCCTTGTTCCGTATGTCAGTCCATGTGGCCGTGAACCTGCTCGGCCAGGAAGCGTCGTACCGCTTCAGGGGGGGGCGGCGTGAGCAGCGACACGACAATCATGACGCCTATCACCAGCGGTGCGCCGATCAGGGCCGATGAGGTGAGGGGGAAGACCTTCGCCACCGTCGGCACCAGGCCGCCGAACAGGGGGGTGGAAAAGGTGACGAGGACGCCGGTCAGCATCCCGGCGATGACGCCGTGGCGGTTGGCGCGGCTCCACCAGATTCCCAGGAGAAAGGCGGGGAAGATCGTGTTGCCGGCCAGGGCAAAGGCGACAGCCGTGATCTCGGCGATGAGCCGGGCGGGTTCAGGGCGATGACCGCGACGATCGCCGCAAGGGCCACCACCGCCCCCTTTGCCAGGACCATCTTGGACCCCTCGGAGGCACGGGGGTTGATGAGGCGGTAATAGATGTCGTGGGAAAGGGATGCCGCGCCGGTGATGAGGAGCCCCGCCACGGTGAAAAAGGCGGCGCTCATGGCACCTGCGGCCAGGATGCCGATCATCCAGGGGGGAAGCCCTCCCATGACCGCGGTCTTGATCACGATGATGTCGGCCATCTTGTCGGCGGCCACCGGCGGTGGAACCATGCCGGAGCGGGCCTCCAGCAGCCGGGCGAAGACGGCGTAGGCGGGAGCCGACCAGTAGATGAGCGCGATGAAGAACAGGCCCCAGACCAGGCTCCAGCGGGCGTCGCGAATATTGGGGACCACGTAGAAGCGCGACAGAACGTGGGGAAGGCCGGCGGTGCCCACCATGAGGGTGAAGCAGAGGGCCACCCACTGGAAGGGGCCGGCCGAGGCGAAGGGGGCCGCGAAGTTGACGCCGAACTCGTTCTTGAGGTCCTGGATGGCGACCCCGTAACCGAACTGGGGGAGCACCCAGAAGTAGCCGAGCTTATGGGCCAGGGCCATGAGGGGGAGGATGAACGAGACGATGAGCAGGGTGTACTGGAGCTGTTGGTTGCGGGCCACCCCCAGCATCCCCGAAAGGATCACGTACCCCACCGCCACGGTGGCGCCCAGAATGACTCCGGTCCGGTAGTCGGTGCCGAAGAGCCAGCCGAAGAGCATGCCGATCCCCTTGAACTGAGCCGTGCAGTAGATCACCGAAATGGTAATGGAAATGGCCGCCGATATGAGACGCGCGCCTGGCGACGCATACCGGTCGCCCACGAAGTCCGGGGCCGTGTACTTGCCGAAGCGGCGGATCTGGCCGGCCATGAGGACCAGCAGCAGCACGTAGCCGCCGGTCCAGCCGATGACGTACGCAAGCGCGTAGTAGCCCTGGAGGTAGAGGAGTCCGCCCATGCCCAGGAAGCTGGCCGCGCTCATCCAGTTGCTGGCAATGGCCGCGCCGCCGCCGATCCGGCCGATGTAGCGGCCGCCGAAGCCGTAGTCTCCCGCTTCCCGCGCCCGTGCCCGCAGCCCGGTGATGATGAAGGTGGCCAGGGCAGCCGTCACGATGAGGAGGGGTACGAGGTTCGCGTCAGTCATGGCTGCGGTCCCTCCTGCGGCTGTGCTGCTCGGTGTGCCGGTCAATATAGATGTTGAAGAGGACGCAGAGGATGATGAACCAGAGGGGAAGGAACTGGCCCGTGAACCAGAAGTGCCAGGGAAATGACAGAAAGGTGAGCCTCGTGAGAATCCCTTCGCCGTCGGGCGACTGGGCCAGGAGCGCCAGTAGGCCCTGGAAGCCGAAGTTGACCACGGCCCACCCCACCAGCACGGCAGCGATGATGGCCACCTCGCCGGTCATGTAGCCTTTTCTCGGACGGAAGAAATTTACGTCGCAAGGTTTTTGCGGATCGTTCATGGGCTGTGCCCTCCCGGGCGCGGGCTGTGGCCGGCCGCGCGCATCACAGTGCATTGTATCATTAAAAGGTCTCCTGTCAGGCGCCGTTTCCCGGGCGCTTCATGACCTCCCGCAGCACTGCCGTGGCATAGCTTCCCCGGGGCAGCGAGAACCGGAGCACCAGGTCTTCCTCCTCGCAGGATAGCTCGGGTCCCTCCAGGGGAACCCTCAGGGGGCGGCGTTCCCCCTCCATCCGCAGCCCGCCGGCCAGGTTGAAATTTGCCGGCGTGAGTCCCGCCGCATCGAGGATGCCCTTTTCCCGTTCCGCCGGTTCCCCTTCGGGAGAGGTCATGCGGCAGCCGAAGAGGGGGCCGGTGGGGGATATCTCGAATCGCTCGGCCCGGGGTGCCTCGGCCTTGGCATCGATCACCAGGAAGCAGGCGCCGTTATCGTGTTTCCAGGCCAGGTCCCCCTCCATCACGTGGTCGATGGCCTGGAGCCGGGCCTCCAGAACCCGGTCGAAGAGGGCCGACTGGCAGGCCGAGAGGTAGAGCTTCTTGAGCCGGGGGTGGACCCCGTGGAAGGCGCGCTCAAAGTCGTCCGGGCGTTTTGCCAGGCGCTGGAGCACGTCCCGCTCGGTCCGGCAGTGGCCGGGAAAGAGGCCGAGACTCCCTGCCAGGTCGCCCTGTCGGTAGGCTTCGATGGCGGCCCGCCACTGTTCGCCCTCCACCTTTGCCGGGTCGCCCATCAGGAGCTCCACGGCTCCGCGCCAGTCGCCGGCCAGCATGGCCCGGCCCACCAGGTGGTTGTTTCCCTGGATGCCGTAGCGCTGTTCGCCGAAGCGGTTGGGGACCCCGCGCCGGGTGAGAACGTCAAGGATGGTCCGGGCCCGGTCGGCCGCGTCGGGGACCGTTTCCCGGAGCCGGATCAGGAAGCGGTTGCCGGCCAGATGACCCAGGCGCAGCTTGTTCCTGTGCCGTTCCGCGGACAGGATCCGGATGCCCGGTATGTCGAGCCCCATCACCTCTGCCGGTGTCACCCGCGGCAGTGAAACCGTCTGCCGGGTTATCCCCCTGGCATCCTTCATGCCGGCATAGCCCGTGTCCCGCTCGGGGGCGCCCGTGGCGCGACAGAGACGTCTGAGGGCCTCCAGGGTGGTGATGCCCTGTTTTTCGATCAGTGCATAGGTATGCTCGCCTTCGCCGCAGGGGAGGTAGAGGGGGATCTCCTCCACCAGGAAATCCCCGGGCGTTTCCTTGAAGAGGCCGCCCGTGCCGGGAAGCTCTGCGGTCAGGTAGCGGCTGTCGTGCTCATCGTGCGCCACGCGTCACCCCTCCATCGTCGTGCGGTAGTGGACGAAGTAGATCTGTTTTCCCTCGGCCATGAACTTCTGCATGTACTTGGAGAGGTGATAGCCTTCCAGTTCGTGCCGAAAGATGTCAGGGGCCAGCATGTTCGCGTAGCCCGGCTGCCGGGGCATGAAGTCGGCCACGTCCTCGCCGTAGTCGTCGAAATCGGTGGTAAAATGGAAATCACCCCCCGGCACCAGGTAGTCCCGGATGAACCGGACGAACTGCGGATTCACGAGCCGGCGCTTGCGGTGCCGCTTTTTGGGCCACGGATCGGGGCAGTTGATGTAAACCGCCGCCAGCGATCCCTTGGGAATCCGCTCCACGATGAACTGGCGGGCCTCGGCCCGCACAACCCGCACGTTGGTGATACCGTGCCGCTCCAACCGGCTGCAGGTCTTGAGGCATCCCTTGTTGTAATAGTCGATGGCGATAAAGTTGGTTGTGGGGTGATCGAGGGCGGTCCGGGCGATGAAGTCGCCGATGCCGCAGCCGATCTCCAGGGCCAGGGGGTTGTCGTTGCCGAATACGGCCGACCAGTCCGCGGGGGAGCCAAGCTCTGACGGAACGAGGAAAAAGGGTGATTCGATGGGGATGATGCGCTGCATTGGTTGTCCTTGGTGCGGTAAAGTGGGCGTACCATAGCACAAAGCGTGTCCGCGAGGAAGACTGCGCTTCCGGCTTGAGAAACGCGCCGCGCTGTGTTATTGCTATACGGTTGAAATAACGAAAAAAAGGAACAATGAGATGAAATTTGCCGACTTGAGCCTGCCCGAGCAGGTTATGCAGGGGGTGGCGGACGCGGGCTTCAGCGACTGCACCCCCATTCAGGAAAAAACCCTGCCCCTCTCGCTGGGGGGAAAGGATGTGGCCGGCCAGGCCCAGACCGGCACCGGCAAGACCGCGGCCTTCCTGATCAGCCTCTTTACCAAGCTCCTCCGTTCCGGGCGGGGAGGAGAGCGCCGCCATCCCCGCGCCCTGATCCTCGCCCCCACCCGCGAGCTGGTGGTCCAGATCGAGAAGGACGCCCAGGTGCTCGGCGCCCACTGCGGGTTCACCATCCAGGCCATCTACGGCGGGGTGGACTACATGAAGCAGAAAAACGCCCTCAAGGAGGGGGCCGACGTGGTGGTCGGCACGCCGGGACGGCTCATCGACTACCTGAAGCAGAAGGTTTACTCGCTCAAGGAGATCGAGGTGCTGGTCATCGACGAGGCGGACCGGATGTTCGACATGGGCTTCATCGCCGACCTCCGTTTCATCCTCCGGCGCCTTCCCCCCTACGACAAGAGGCAGAACCTGATGTTCTCCGCCACCCTGAACCAGCGCGTGATGGAGCTTGCCTACGAGTTCATGAACGTCCCCGAGAAGGTGGCGGTCACCCCCGAACAGATGACGGCCGAGCGGGTGGAGCAGGTCCTCTACCACGTGGGACGGAAGGAGAAGTTTCCGCTGCTGCTGGGGCTCTTGCGCAGAGAAGGGATGGCGCGGACCATGATTTTCGTCAACACCAAGCGTGAAGCGGAGTTCCTGGATGAGCGGCTCAACGCCAACGATTTCCCCTGCCGGGTCATCTCCGGCGACGTGGAACAGCGCAAGCGACTGAAAATACTGGAAGATTTCAAGGACGGCACACTGCCGATCCTGATCGCCACCGATGTGGCCTCGCGGGGGCTCCACATCGACGGGGTCTCCCACGTCATCAACTACGATCTCCCCCAGGACGCGGAGGACTACGTCCACCGCATCGGCCGCACCGCCCGGGCCGGCGCCGAGGGGAAAGCGATTTCCATGGCCGACGAGGACGGTGCGTTCCATCTGGAGGCGATCCACGAGTACATCAAGGACAAGATCCCGGTGGAGTGGGCCGAAGACGAGCTCTTCGTGCATGATTTCAAGCGGGTGAAGCCGCGGCCCAAGGGCCAGGAGACCCGGGCCAAGGGTCCCACCCGTCACGGCAGGAAGCACCCGGAGGCCGAGAAGAAGGAGCCGGAAGGGGAGAAGAAGAAACGGCGCCGGCCCCGTCGCAAAAAGAATCCGGCTGACGGCGGGGGGGGCACGCCTCCGGCCGCGGAGTAGGCGGGGAGCACGACCGGACAGGTACGGGGGAACGGCATCGATGGATGCGTTCCCCTTTTTTTGTTGCCTCACGGAGCCCGGTGCGTCGCGGTCAGGGGAGGAGAGAAACCGGCCGCCAGCGGCGGACCGAGTTGATGAGATAGATTTCCCGGCAGTGCTCGAGCTCCTCCCGCGAGATGGACCGTTCGCGGATGGCCCCCTCGGCCAGAAGCTCCTCCCGGAAGGTGCCGGGCAGGATGCCGGCGGCAAGGGGAGGGGTGACCATCTCCCCGTCGATGCGGGCGGCCAGGTTGGCCGTGGTTCCCTCGGTCACTTCACCGTGCCTGTTCACGAAGATGACGTCTGCGCAGTGGGGCGCCGCTGCCAGCTCGTGCCGGTAGAGAGGGCGGTAGGTGGTCTTGTGGTAGAGGAACTGATCGGCCGGGTCAACTGCCGTGGCCGCAAAGCAGACAGGGGCCGGTTCCGGGCAGGATGCTTCGGCCAGCGGCGATTCCTGGATGGTGAACGCCCCCCGCCGGTTCACCAGGACGCGTACCCTTTGCCGGCCCTCCATGAGCGCTGCCCGACGGGTCAGGACCTGCTGAAGGCTGCCGAGCCGGAGCGGGATCCCGAAATGGGCGGCTGATCGATAGAGTCGCGCCAGGTGGCGTTCCAGCAGGAAAAATCCCGCTCCTTCCTCGTGGAGCAGTGTCTCCACCAACTGGAAATCGGGGATACGCATCTGTGCAAAGCGGCTTTTTGCCAGACATTCGTCGTATTCCGACGATGGGGTCGAGCCGATGGTCACACCGCTGCCGATGCCCAGTTGGCCTTGACCCGATGCCGTGTCGAGGACCGCGGTCCTGATGGCCACGCTGAACGTCGCCTCAAAGGGAGTAGGAGCCCCCTGGGCGGCCGGTGAGACATAGCCGATGGCGCCGGTGTAGATCCCCCGGGGCGAGTCCTCCAACTCCCGGATGATATTCATGCTCCGCCGCTTGGGCGCTCCGGTCACCGAGCCGCAGGGAAAGAGCGCCCCGAAGAGCTCGGCGAGGCCGACCCCGGCCCGTGGCCGGGCCGTGATGGTGGAGGTCATCTGGTGGAGCGTTTCGAGGCTCTCCACGTCAAAGAGCGACTCCACCCGCACCGAACCCGTTTCCGCCACCATCCCCATGTCGTTGCGCAGCAGGTCGACGATCATCAGGTTCTCGGCCCGCTCCTTCTCGCTGGCGGCAAGGCCCGCGCGCAACTCCTCGTCTTCGGCCCGCCAGCGTCCCCTGCGGGCGGTCCCCTTCATGGGGCGGCAGGTGAGGGTCCCCTGGCGCAGGTCGAAGAACAGTTCGGGCGAGGTGGAGAGGACCCGGAGCGGGCCCGTGTCGATAACGGCGCAGAACGGGGCCCGCTGGGCCCGGCAGAGATCGTGGAACCAGGCCAGGGGATCGCCCGAGAAGCGGAACTGCTGGCGGAAGGTGAAGTTGACCTGATAGCAGTCGCCGGCCGTTATGTACTGCCTGATCCGACCGACAGACTCCAGGTAGGGCTCCCGCTGGAGCGTGGCGCTCCACTGGGAGGTCTCGTAGCCGGGGGACACATCCTCCTCATGTTCGGGGAACCGGGGCGCAAAGCCGACGCGGCGGCGGAACAGGCCGAACCAGACCAGGGGGGTGTCCGGCGCCGGTTCGCGGGTCGTCAGGGATTCGTCCAGGCCGGGCGCCGCCTCATAACTGACGAACCCCGCTGCGTGGAGCCCGCCGGCCACCATCTCTTCCACCCGGCGCAGGGCCGGCACGACCTGGGCAGGGGTCAGGGCCGTCACCGCCTCCACGAACTCCTCGAACCGGTACGAGGCCGTGTGCCGCTCGGCATCGAAGGAGGCGAGCATGACCGTGGGCGTGCCGCTCATGACAGGTCTCCGGCGCAGCATTTTACCACCGGGCATGCCTCGCAAAGCGGGGTCACCGTGCCGTCGCACCCCTCGGAGATTCCCAGGTGGCAGAGGGAAAAGTCGTACTTCACCGGATCGTCGGGATCGAGGCGCCGCAGCGCTGCCGTGATCTCCCGGGCTGTGCGCCAGTCGGCCTGCCGCCGGGCGGTGAGCCCCAGGTTGCGGGCGATGCGGTGGATGTGGGTGTCCACCGGGATCACGAGCCGTGCCGGCGAGACCTTCTTCCAGAGTCCCAGGTCGATGCCGTCGTCGGGACGCACCATCCAGCGCAGGAACATGCACAGCCGCTTGCAGGCACTGCCCGAGGCCGGGGAGGGGAAGAAGAAACGGAAGGCCGAATCGGCCGGGATGGCGGCGGTGCCGAAGACGGGGGAATAGTCGAAGGCGAGGATCGCTGAGCTGAACTCCGTGAGGGAGGGGGTGATGTCTTCGGCCTCCGGGTCGTGGCACCCCAGGAAGAAGTCGCCGATGGTGTCGGCCTCCTCGATCATGGTCCGGGCAGCCAGGAAAAGGGCGCAGAGGTCACGGCCGTCGTTGAAGCGGTGCTTGAAGCCGGCAAAGAGCCGCATCCCGACCTCCGGCTCGAACTCCTCCACGAACCGCCGGGGTGACGGCCCCACTGCCCCGAAGACTGTTGCCAGGTTCCTGAGGATGATCTTCACGTTGCCGTAGGCAAGGCATGACGCCAGAAGTCCCGCGATCTCCCGGTCCGCCGGGGAGGCGTAGCGGTGGCAGAAGGAAAGGGGATCGTTCGCCAGGTGGCGGGGAGAGCGGGATGCGTAAAGGTTGTCGAGGACGGCTTTCAGTTCCACGGGGGCTCCAGGGCCGACGGGGATGGACACTCGGACGGCGTATGGTATACCACAGGGTGATCGTCTTCATGAAGAAAAAAAGGGACGATGGCCCCCTGCCGGGAGAGCTGCGCCGCGCTCCGTCCGATTTGCGTTCCCGGTATCACGTGGAGGAACTCCGGCTTTTGGTGTCCAGGATGAAGGTCACCGGACCGTCGTTTACCAGGTGCACCTTCATGTCCGCCTGGAAAATGCCGGTGGCGGTGGGGATGCCGGTTTCCCGGATAAAATCGACGAACCGGTCATAGAGCCGCTTTCCCTCATCCGGCGGGGCCGCCGTGTCGAAGGACGGGCGCCTTCCCTTGGCGCAGTTTCCCGCCAGGGTGAACTGGGACACGGCAAGGATCGATCCCTCCACCTCCCGCACCGACAGATTCATCTTGCCTGCGTCGTCCTCGAAGATGCGCAGCCCCGCCATCTTCTCCGCCAGCCAGGCCGCGTCCCGCTCCGTATCCCCCTTCTCCACCCCGAGAAGAACCAGAAT of Geobacter anodireducens contains these proteins:
- a CDS encoding sodium:solute symporter, which encodes MNDPQKPCDVNFFRPRKGYMTGEVAIIAAVLVGWAVVNFGFQGLLALLAQSPDGEGILTRLTFLSFPWHFWFTGQFLPLWFIILCVLFNIYIDRHTEQHSRRRDRSHD
- a CDS encoding pseudouridine synthase, yielding MAHDEHDSRYLTAELPGTGGLFKETPGDFLVEEIPLYLPCGEGEHTYALIEKQGITTLEALRRLCRATGAPERDTGYAGMKDARGITRQTVSLPRVTPAEVMGLDIPGIRILSAERHRNKLRLGHLAGNRFLIRLRETVPDAADRARTILDVLTRRGVPNRFGEQRYGIQGNNHLVGRAMLAGDWRGAVELLMGDPAKVEGEQWRAAIEAYRQGDLAGSLGLFPGHCRTERDVLQRLAKRPDDFERAFHGVHPRLKKLYLSACQSALFDRVLEARLQAIDHVMEGDLAWKHDNGACFLVIDAKAEAPRAERFEISPTGPLFGCRMTSPEGEPAEREKGILDAAGLTPANFNLAGGLRMEGERRPLRVPLEGPELSCEEEDLVLRFSLPRGSYATAVLREVMKRPGNGA
- a CDS encoding tRNA (guanine-N7)-methyltransferase — protein: MQRIIPIESPFFLVPSELGSPADWSAVFGNDNPLALEIGCGIGDFIARTALDHPTTNFIAIDYYNKGCLKTCSRLERHGITNVRVVRAEARQFIVERIPKGSLAAVYINCPDPWPKKRHRKRRLVNPQFVRFIRDYLVPGGDFHFTTDFDDYGEDVADFMPRQPGYANMLAPDIFRHELEGYHLSKYMQKFMAEGKQIYFVHYRTTMEG
- a CDS encoding RNA helicase, whose amino-acid sequence is MKFADLSLPEQVMQGVADAGFSDCTPIQEKTLPLSLGGKDVAGQAQTGTGKTAAFLISLFTKLLRSGRGGERRHPRALILAPTRELVVQIEKDAQVLGAHCGFTIQAIYGGVDYMKQKNALKEGADVVVGTPGRLIDYLKQKVYSLKEIEVLVIDEADRMFDMGFIADLRFILRRLPPYDKRQNLMFSATLNQRVMELAYEFMNVPEKVAVTPEQMTAERVEQVLYHVGRKEKFPLLLGLLRREGMARTMIFVNTKREAEFLDERLNANDFPCRVISGDVEQRKRLKILEDFKDGTLPILIATDVASRGLHIDGVSHVINYDLPQDAEDYVHRIGRTARAGAEGKAISMADEDGAFHLEAIHEYIKDKIPVEWAEDELFVHDFKRVKPRPKGQETRAKGPTRHGRKHPEAEKKEPEGEKKKRRRPRRKKNPADGGGGTPPAAE
- a CDS encoding aminobenzoate synthetase; this translates as MSGTPTVMLASFDAERHTASYRFEEFVEAVTALTPAQVVPALRRVEEMVAGGLHAAGFVSYEAAPGLDESLTTREPAPDTPLVWFGLFRRRVGFAPRFPEHEEDVSPGYETSQWSATLQREPYLESVGRIRQYITAGDCYQVNFTFRQQFRFSGDPLAWFHDLCRAQRAPFCAVIDTGPLRVLSTSPELFFDLRQGTLTCRPMKGTARRGRWRAEDEELRAGLAASEKERAENLMIVDLLRNDMGMVAETGSVRVESLFDVESLETLHQMTSTITARPRAGVGLAELFGALFPCGSVTGAPKRRSMNIIRELEDSPRGIYTGAIGYVSPAAQGAPTPFEATFSVAIRTAVLDTASGQGQLGIGSGVTIGSTPSSEYDECLAKSRFAQMRIPDFQLVETLLHEEGAGFFLLERHLARLYRSAAHFGIPLRLGSLQQVLTRRAALMEGRQRVRVLVNRRGAFTIQESPLAEASCPEPAPVCFAATAVDPADQFLYHKTTYRPLYRHELAAAPHCADVIFVNRHGEVTEGTTANLAARIDGEMVTPPLAAGILPGTFREELLAEGAIRERSISREELEHCREIYLINSVRRWRPVSLLP
- a CDS encoding TIGR02757 family protein translates to MELKAVLDNLYASRSPRHLANDPLSFCHRYASPADREIAGLLASCLAYGNVKIILRNLATVFGAVGPSPRRFVEEFEPEVGMRLFAGFKHRFNDGRDLCALFLAARTMIEEADTIGDFFLGCHDPEAEDITPSLTEFSSAILAFDYSPVFGTAAIPADSAFRFFFPSPASGSACKRLCMFLRWMVRPDDGIDLGLWKKVSPARLVIPVDTHIHRIARNLGLTARRQADWRTAREITAALRRLDPDDPVKYDFSLCHLGISEGCDGTVTPLCEACPVVKCCAGDLS
- a CDS encoding D-tyrosyl-tRNA(Tyr) deacylase — protein: MKAVIQRVSEARVDVDGATVGAIGRGILVLLGVEKGDTERDAAWLAEKMAGLRIFEDDAGKMNLSVREVEGSILAVSQFTLAGNCAKGRRPSFDTAAPPDEGKRLYDRFVDFIRETGIPTATGIFQADMKVHLVNDGPVTFILDTKSRSSST